The proteins below come from a single Chelmon rostratus isolate fCheRos1 chromosome 12, fCheRos1.pri, whole genome shotgun sequence genomic window:
- the LOC121615058 gene encoding insulin-like growth factor-binding protein 3, translating to MDSCFRALCMTFVLTSFTRRSGAVGPVIKCEPCDAGARLLCKPLPKDCAEKVREPGCGCCMTCALSFGQPCGVYTGRCGSGLTCQHQPGETKPLQALLEGRGICANATSKRPAARPTPPLNELPAENIETQDEERNSTGSGPQTAYSTYRPTGPLRPPLHPFFPSAKSEVLRREQQKRTQSFKMEELPGPLITDQQNFSLETKQEPEYGPCRREIESILGSLKITDILNPRGFRIPNCDKKGFYKKKQCRPSKGRKRGFCWCVDKYGQPLPGFDGKERGDAQYYNSESQ from the exons ATGGATTCCTGTTTTCGCGCACTTTGCATGACTTTTGTCCTGACATCGTTCACCCGGAGGTCAGGTGCGGTCGGACCGGTTATCAAATGCGAGCCATGTGACGCTGGAGCGCGGCTTTTGTGCAAACCTTTACCCAAGGACTGCGCCGAGAAGGTCCGCGAACCGGGCTGCGGCTGCTGCATGACTTGCGCGCTGAGCTTCGGCCAGCCGTGCGGCGTGTACACTGGGAGATGTGGCTCCGGACTGACTTGTCAGCATCAGCCCGGTGAGACGAAACCCCTGCAGGCTCTGCTGGAGGGACGGGGGATCTGTGCAAACGCTACTAGCAAACGACCCGCCGCCAGACCGACACCTCCACTCAATGAGCTGCCAG CAGAGAATATTGAGACCCAGGACGAGGAGAGGAATTCCACCGGCTCGGGCCCTCAGACCGCGTACAGCACCTACAGACCCACGGGGCCCCTGAGACCTCCGCTTCACCCCTTCTTCCCCTCTGCCAAGTCAGAGGTCCTCAGACGGGAGCAGCAGAAGCGAACCCAGAGCTTTAAAATGGAGGAGCTGCCGGGACCACTCATCACAGACCAGCAAAACTTCTCTCTGGAGACCAAACAGGAGCCTGAGTAT GGTCCCTGTCGGAGAGAGATTGAGAGCATTCTCGGCAGCCTCAAGATTACAGACATTCTCAACCCCAGAGGTTTCCGCATACCAAACTGTGACAAGAAGGGCTTCTATAAGAAAAAACAg TGCCGTCCATCCAAAGGCAGAAAGCGAGGCTTCTGTTGGTGTGTGGACAAATACGGGCAGCCTTTGCCAGGTTTTGATGGAAAGGAGCGAGGAGACGCCCAGTACTACAACTCCGAGAGCCAATAG
- the LOC121614565 gene encoding insulin-like growth factor-binding protein 1, translating to MPGLYEKLILVAAVSSLAVWAAARASPVVRPEPIRCLPCTQDKLDSCPAIPADCQQVLREPGCGCCMACALERGASCGVHTAHCGEGLRCTPRPGEARPLHALTRGQGVCTEDLGQEEADGVTGHGSLQYLLGLNVPVDPQDTVEGQESIKAKLNAIRNKLAHEGPCHIDLHAALDMITSSQQKLGDKFTTFYLPNCDKQGFYKAKQCESSLVGPPARCWCVSSWNGKKIPGSSDLLSDSECQQEVTH from the exons ATGCCTGGATTATATGAGAAGTTGATATTGGTGGCAGCAGTgtcctctctggctgtctggGCTGCGGCAAGGGCGTCCCCGGTGGTGAGGCCGGAGCCCATCCGCTGCCTCCCCTGCACGCAGGACAAACTGGACAGCTGTCCCGCCATCCCAGCAGACTGCCAGCAGGTGCTGAGGGAGCCCGGCTGTGGCTGCTGCATGGCCTGCGCTCTTGAGAGGGGAGCGTCCTGCGGGGTTCACACGGCCCACTGTGGCGAGGGTCTCCGCTGCACTCCCAGGCCCGGCGAGGCCAGGCCGCTGCACGCTCTGACCAGAGGACAGGGGGTCTGCACTGAAGATCTGGGCCAAG AGGAAGCTGATGGAGTGACTGGCCACGGCTCCCTGCAATACCTGTTGGGTCTCAACGTCCCCGTTGACCCCCAAGACACCGTTGAGGGCCAGGAAAGCATCAAGGCCAAGCTCAATGCCATCCGCAACAAACTGGCACACGAG GGACCCTGTCACATTGACCTGCACGCAGCGCTGGACATGATAACCAGCTCTCAGCAGAAACTGGGAGACAAATTCACAACTTTCTACCTCCCCAACTGTGACAAGCAGGGCTTCTACAAGGCCAAGCAG tGTGAGTCATCTCTGGTCGGGCCGCCCGCTCGCTGCTGGTGTGTCTCTTCCTGGAACGGGAAGAAGATCCCGGGATCGAGCGACCTGCTCAGTGACTCGGAGTGTCAGCAAGAAGTCACTCACTGA